One region of Eubalaena glacialis isolate mEubGla1 chromosome 6, mEubGla1.1.hap2.+ XY, whole genome shotgun sequence genomic DNA includes:
- the NME9 gene encoding thioredoxin domain-containing protein 6 isoform X2 has protein sequence MGSKKKEIALQVNISTQELWEEMLSSKGLTVVDVYQGWCGPCKPVVSLFQKMRIEVGLDLLHFALAEADCLDVLEKYRGRCEPTFLFYAIKDEALSDEDECFSHEKEDGDDEEAVSSEKACTLAVIKPDAVVHGKTDEIIMKIQEAGFDILTNEERTMTEAEMRLFYQHRAGEEAFEKLVRHMCSGPSHLLILTRTEGTEDVVTAWQTLMGPCDPDVARREQPDSLRAQYGTEMPFNAVHGSRDSEDARRELALLFPSFKFSDQVPEAPLGLEAEGEGPGEALCSPEDVDEAARDQGEAVR, from the exons TCGTCGACGTCTACCAAGGCTGGTGCGGCCCCTGCAAGCCCGTGGTGAGCCTCTTCCAGAAGATGAGGATCGAGGTCGGCCTGGACCTTCTGCATTTTGCATTA GCAGAGGCAGACTGTCTTGATGTCCTCGAAAAATACAGAGGGAGGTGCGAGCCGACCTTTCTGTTTTATGCA ATTAAAGATGAGGCGCTTTCTGACGAAGATGAATGCTTTTCCCACGAAAAGGAAGATGGTGACGATGAGGAAGCAG TGTCATCAGAGAAGGCCTGCACCTTGGCAGTCATTAAACCAGATGCGGTGGTCCATGGGAAGACGGATGAGATTATCATGAAG atccaggaagctggGTTTGACATTTTAACAAATGAAGAGAGAACCATGACAGAAGCAGAAATGCGACTTTTCTACCAACACAGAGCTGGAGAG GAGGCATTTGAGAAGCTGGTACGTCACATGTGCAGTGGACCGAGCCACCTCCTGATCCTCACCAGGACTGAGGGCACCGAGGATGTGGTCACCGCCTGGCAAACCCTCATGGGACCCTGTGACCCCGATGTGGCAAGGAGGGAGCAGCCTGACAG TCTCCGGGCTCAGTATGGCACAGAAATGCCCTTTAATGCGGTCCATGGAAGCCGGGACTCGGAAGATGCCCGCCGGGAACTGGCACTGCTCTTCCCCAGTTTTAAGTTTTCAGACCAGGTTCCGGAAGCCCCTCTGG GCCTCGAGGCCGAAGGAGAGGGCCCCGGTGAGGCGCTGTGCTCCCCCGAGGACGTGGACGAGGCGGCCCGCGACCAGGGTGAGGCCGTGAGATGA
- the NME9 gene encoding thioredoxin domain-containing protein 6 isoform X1, whose protein sequence is MGSKKKEIALQVNISTQELWEEMLSSKGLTVVDVYQGWCGPCKPVVSLFQKMRIEVGLDLLHFALAEADCLDVLEKYRGRCEPTFLFYAGGELVALVRGANAPLLEKTIQEQLQAEKRVLAEGRERRVIKDEALSDEDECFSHEKEDGDDEEAVSSEKACTLAVIKPDAVVHGKTDEIIMKIQEAGFDILTNEERTMTEAEMRLFYQHRAGEEAFEKLVRHMCSGPSHLLILTRTEGTEDVVTAWQTLMGPCDPDVARREQPDSLRAQYGTEMPFNAVHGSRDSEDARRELALLFPSFKFSDQVPEAPLGLEAEGEGPGEALCSPEDVDEAARDQGEAVR, encoded by the exons TCGTCGACGTCTACCAAGGCTGGTGCGGCCCCTGCAAGCCCGTGGTGAGCCTCTTCCAGAAGATGAGGATCGAGGTCGGCCTGGACCTTCTGCATTTTGCATTA GCAGAGGCAGACTGTCTTGATGTCCTCGAAAAATACAGAGGGAGGTGCGAGCCGACCTTTCTGTTTTATGCA GGAGGGGAGCTGGTGGCATTGGTTAGAGGAGCAAACGCCCCGCTGCTTGAGAAAACCATCCAAGAGCAGCTGCAGGCTGAAAAGAGGGTGCTGGCCGAAGGCAGAGAACGGAGAGTG ATTAAAGATGAGGCGCTTTCTGACGAAGATGAATGCTTTTCCCACGAAAAGGAAGATGGTGACGATGAGGAAGCAG TGTCATCAGAGAAGGCCTGCACCTTGGCAGTCATTAAACCAGATGCGGTGGTCCATGGGAAGACGGATGAGATTATCATGAAG atccaggaagctggGTTTGACATTTTAACAAATGAAGAGAGAACCATGACAGAAGCAGAAATGCGACTTTTCTACCAACACAGAGCTGGAGAG GAGGCATTTGAGAAGCTGGTACGTCACATGTGCAGTGGACCGAGCCACCTCCTGATCCTCACCAGGACTGAGGGCACCGAGGATGTGGTCACCGCCTGGCAAACCCTCATGGGACCCTGTGACCCCGATGTGGCAAGGAGGGAGCAGCCTGACAG TCTCCGGGCTCAGTATGGCACAGAAATGCCCTTTAATGCGGTCCATGGAAGCCGGGACTCGGAAGATGCCCGCCGGGAACTGGCACTGCTCTTCCCCAGTTTTAAGTTTTCAGACCAGGTTCCGGAAGCCCCTCTGG GCCTCGAGGCCGAAGGAGAGGGCCCCGGTGAGGCGCTGTGCTCCCCCGAGGACGTGGACGAGGCGGCCCGCGACCAGGGTGAGGCCGTGAGATGA